Proteins encoded by one window of Musa acuminata AAA Group cultivar baxijiao chromosome BXJ2-9, Cavendish_Baxijiao_AAA, whole genome shotgun sequence:
- the LOC135623409 gene encoding probable CoA ligase CCL9: protein MEGLTLTGVLRKAAGDFPSRRAISISGRLELSYARLHQLVDAAAARLADAGVLPGDVVALAFPNTVELVIVFLAVIRARAVAAPLNPAYTKDEFVFYLSDSESKLLVINAEGNAAAEAAAAELGIPRSAASLPDASGTLELSLPTGSTAADGTALPLDTRVNDPSDVALFLHTSGSTSRPKGVPLTQRNLAASVKNIRSVYRLSETDSTVIVLPLFHVHGLVAALLSSLSAGAAVALPAAGRFSASTFWADMRASGATWYSAVPTIHQILLDRHATRPEPAYPELRFIRSCSASLAPAILEHLEAAFGAPVLEAYAMTEAAHQMASNPLPEDGPRKPGAVGRPTGLEMAILDEEGARRPPNVPGEVCIRGPNVAKGYKNNPEANKAAFAFGWFHTGDVGFLDADGYLHLVGRIKELINRGGEKISPIEVDAVLLEHPDIAQGVAFGVPDDKYGEEINCAVIPREGADMEEAEVLRHCRKNLAAFKVPKRVFITDSLPKTATGKIQRRIVAEFFVPPAKAPRAGA from the exons ATGGAAGGTCTCACTCTCACTGGAGTGCTGAGGAAGGCCGCCGGGGACTTCCCCTCCCGGCGCGCCATATCCATCTCGGGCCGCCTCGAACTCTCCTACGCCCGCCTCCACCAGCTTGTGGATGCCGCCGCCGCCCGTCTTGCCGACGCCGGCGTGCTCCCTGGTGACGTCGTTGCGCTGGCCTTCCCCAACACCGTCGAG CTTGTGATCGTGTTCCTGGCTGTGATCCGCGCCCGGGCTGTGGCGGCGCCGCTCAACCCCGCATATACTAAGGATGAGTTCGTGTTTTACCTCTCTGACTCGGAGTCGAAGCTCCTGGTGATCAACGCCGAGGGGAACGCGGCTGCGGAGGCCGCCGCGGCCGAGCTCGGGATCCCCCGCTCCGCCGCGTCCCTCCCCGACGCCTCCGGCACGCTCGAGCTCTCCCTCCCCACCGGCAGTACGGCAGCAGACGGGACCGCGCTGCCGCTCGACACGCGCGTCAATGACCCCTCCGACGTCGCGCTGTTCCTGCACACCTCCGGCTCCACGAGCCGGCCCAAGGGCGTTCCCCTCACCCAGCGCAACCTGGCTGCCTCTGTCAAGAACATCCGCTCCGTGTACCGGCTGAGCGAGACCGACTCCACCGTAATCGTCCTCCCCCTGTTCCACGTCCACGGCCTGGTAGCCGCCCTCCTTTCCTCCCTCTCCGCCGGCGCAGCCGTGGCCCTCCCAGCCGCCGGCCGCTTCTCGGCCTCCACCTTCTGGGCCGACATGCGCGCCTCCGGTGCCACGTGGTACTCAGCAGTGCCCACCATCCACCAAATCCTTCTCGACCGCCACGCCACGCGGCCCGAGCCGGCCTACCCAGAGCTCCGCTTCATCCGGAGCTGCAGCGCGTCGCTGGCGCCGGCGATTCTGGAGCACCTGGAGGCGGCCTTTGGAGCGCCGGTGCTGGAGGCGTACGCGATGACGGAGGCGGCGCACCAGATGGCGTCGAATCCACTACCGGAGGACGGCCCACGGAAGCCGGGCGCGGTGGGGCGGCCGACGGGACTGGAGATGGCAATCCTGGATGAGGAGGGCGCGCGCCGCCCGCCAAACGTTCCCGGGGAGGTGTGCATCCGGGGCCCTAACGTGGCCAAGGGCTATAAGAATAACCCAGAAGCCAACAAGGCGGCCTTCGCCTTTGGATGGTTCCACACCGGGGATGTCGGCTTCCTCGACGCCGATGGCTACCTCCACCTCGTCGGCCGCATCAAGGAGCTCATCAACCGCGGAG GCGAGAAGATCTCTCCGATAGAAGTGGACGCGGTGCTATTGGAACACCCAGACATCGCGCAGGGCGTGGCGTTCGGCGTGCCCGACGACAAATACGGGGAGGAG ATAAATTGCGCCGTGATACCGAGGGAAGGGGCGGACATGGAGGAGGCGGAGGTGTTGAGGCATTGCCGGAAGAACCTGGCGGCGTTCAAGGTGCCGAAGCGGGTGTTCATCACGGATTCGCTGCCGAAGACCGCCACCGGAAAGATCCAACGgcggatcgtcgccgaattcttcGTGCCTCCCGCCAAGGCACCGAGGGCCGGGGCTTAA